Proteins found in one Geomonas subterranea genomic segment:
- a CDS encoding polysulfide reductase, translating into MKKMIQHGLAIVDSPYDEDGKKRSLVSKLLLGLTPSQYLLQAFRNPLNWILAAVFAVGIPILIGRFFFGLAWATSGSNDYPWGLFLGFGLFAMVPLSSSGFQLGTACEIFGRHDLEPIERLALLNGLLGYFFAVIYLLADLGQPWRLPYPMVVSFGPAAVLFLVAWHVATYLSVQVAEVSSAFFEWIGFPAGKRAIRRITLGLTVSGIILSTLHQGALGALFTYAPGKVHPLWYSSSFQWLHFFVSSLPGGLCMVITVSTIAAKTMGWRGDTRFHEKLDKVTVSLAKGACMGIATYITIKLIAIAHDNKWAYLDSGWGQWFMFEIIVGFMLPLTLMTYGVHTRKMAIVRMGAFMTVFGVVLNRVNTAMITFNWKLPHREIPPWREVVISLTIFATYIVVYRFILYRLPILFKWRLQEQEETVPEAVPVPAPGRREASSVPVASYSSMTKLD; encoded by the coding sequence ATGAAAAAAATGATCCAGCACGGTTTGGCAATAGTGGATTCACCGTATGACGAGGACGGCAAGAAGCGCTCGCTGGTCAGCAAGCTCCTTCTCGGGCTCACCCCGAGCCAGTACCTCTTGCAGGCGTTTCGGAACCCGTTGAACTGGATCCTGGCCGCCGTCTTCGCCGTCGGCATCCCGATCCTGATCGGCCGCTTCTTCTTCGGCCTGGCTTGGGCCACGAGCGGCTCCAACGACTACCCCTGGGGCCTTTTCCTTGGGTTCGGACTCTTCGCCATGGTGCCGCTCTCCTCCTCGGGCTTCCAGTTGGGCACCGCCTGCGAGATCTTCGGCAGGCACGACCTTGAGCCGATCGAGCGCCTCGCGCTCTTGAACGGACTTTTGGGCTACTTCTTCGCCGTCATCTACCTTCTCGCGGACCTGGGGCAGCCCTGGCGCCTCCCCTACCCGATGGTGGTATCCTTCGGGCCTGCGGCGGTGCTCTTCCTGGTGGCCTGGCACGTCGCCACCTACCTCTCGGTGCAGGTTGCCGAGGTATCGAGCGCCTTCTTCGAGTGGATCGGGTTCCCGGCCGGCAAGCGGGCGATCCGCCGCATCACCCTGGGGCTCACCGTTTCGGGCATCATCCTCTCGACCCTGCACCAGGGGGCTCTGGGCGCGCTGTTCACCTACGCGCCGGGCAAGGTGCACCCGCTTTGGTACTCCTCCTCGTTCCAGTGGCTGCATTTCTTCGTCTCCTCGCTGCCGGGCGGCCTGTGCATGGTGATCACGGTGAGCACCATCGCGGCCAAGACCATGGGGTGGCGCGGCGACACCCGCTTCCACGAGAAGCTGGACAAGGTGACCGTGTCGCTCGCCAAGGGGGCCTGCATGGGGATCGCCACCTACATCACCATCAAGCTGATCGCCATCGCCCATGACAACAAGTGGGCCTACCTGGACAGCGGCTGGGGGCAGTGGTTCATGTTCGAGATCATCGTGGGCTTCATGCTTCCGCTCACCCTGATGACCTACGGCGTGCACACGAGGAAGATGGCCATCGTCCGTATGGGCGCCTTCATGACGGTCTTCGGCGTGGTGCTGAACCGGGTCAACACCGCCATGATCACCTTCAACTGGAAACTGCCGCACCGCGAGATCCCCCCCTGGCGCGAGGTGGTCATCAGCCTGACCATCTTCGCCACCTACATCGTGGTCTACCGCTTCATCCTGTACCGGCTCCCGATCCTGTTCAAATGGCGCCTGCAGGAACAGGAGGAGACGGTGCCCGAGGCGGTACCGGTGCCGGCACCGGGAAGGCGCGAGGCGAGCAGCGTACCGGTGGCGAGCTACAGCAGCATGACCAAGCTGGATTAG
- a CDS encoding cytochrome C, which produces MFDKIAGRALVPVGIVVTGFLVVCFVLLYAAIKQVVIRDSVTQANNLAGIVLKSTRYAMMKSDAELNGAIIRNISAQNGVQHVRIFNKKGVVAFSSKPEEVNRQVDKKAEGCVVCHEKAAPVTTLGTMQKARTFKNAAGDEILAITAPIYNEPDCANAACHFHPAGQRILGTLDIGLSQEATLHSLALIRMQMLIFSILTLFLTIAGVITLLKMIVLVPMKKLQEYTERSQEGNGTSRPPNLPYELDKIAQSYYFIRAKLNEVEQKPFQQTEKGPVCQHK; this is translated from the coding sequence ATGTTCGACAAGATCGCAGGAAGGGCCTTGGTTCCCGTAGGGATAGTGGTTACCGGATTTCTGGTGGTCTGCTTCGTTCTCCTCTACGCGGCCATCAAGCAGGTGGTGATCCGCGATTCCGTCACGCAGGCGAACAACCTGGCAGGCATCGTGCTGAAGTCAACGCGCTACGCCATGATGAAATCTGACGCGGAGCTAAACGGCGCCATCATCCGCAACATCAGCGCCCAAAACGGCGTGCAGCACGTGCGGATCTTCAACAAGAAGGGAGTGGTGGCCTTCTCCTCGAAGCCCGAGGAGGTGAACCGCCAGGTGGACAAGAAGGCTGAGGGGTGCGTGGTCTGCCACGAGAAGGCGGCGCCCGTCACCACGCTTGGGACCATGCAGAAGGCGCGCACCTTCAAGAACGCCGCCGGGGACGAGATCCTCGCCATCACCGCGCCGATCTACAACGAGCCTGACTGCGCCAACGCCGCCTGCCACTTCCATCCCGCCGGGCAGAGGATACTGGGAACGCTGGATATCGGACTGTCACAGGAGGCGACGCTGCACTCTCTGGCGCTGATCCGGATGCAGATGCTGATCTTTTCGATCCTCACCCTGTTCCTCACCATAGCCGGTGTCATCACTTTGCTAAAGATGATCGTGCTGGTTCCGATGAAGAAACTGCAGGAGTACACAGAGAGGAGCCAGGAAGGAAACGGCACGTCGCGTCCGCCCAACCTTCCCTATGAGCTTGACAAGATCGCGCAATCTTACTACTTTATCAGGGCAAAATTAAACGAAGTTGAGCAAAAGCCTTTCCAGCAGACGGAGAAAGGTCCGGTCTGCCAGCACAAGTGA
- a CDS encoding menaquinol oxidoreductase, giving the protein MEQAENNKTGTMGDLARDAQGQLRQGLLDEIGRLKRFSNRGLWALSLFLLLSTVAWRDFWFLPRPQEVVAALGAAPKPLMISLVLVLYTFSAIILSLSRMMGGVRHPSSFCHVGYLTGFYLFYYFAEALQDNYWAVFGAGFTILCLESYRIWTFCSDQIGKRSEQLAFLERNGRMPPEEDEGSLYD; this is encoded by the coding sequence ATGGAGCAGGCGGAAAACAACAAGACGGGGACGATGGGGGATCTGGCGCGCGACGCGCAGGGACAGTTGCGCCAGGGACTTCTCGACGAGATAGGGCGCCTGAAACGGTTCTCCAACCGGGGACTTTGGGCGCTTTCCCTGTTTCTGCTTTTGAGCACCGTCGCCTGGCGTGACTTCTGGTTTCTGCCGAGGCCGCAGGAGGTGGTGGCCGCGCTGGGAGCGGCGCCCAAGCCTCTCATGATCAGCCTGGTGCTCGTGCTCTACACCTTCTCGGCCATCATACTGAGTCTGTCCCGCATGATGGGCGGGGTGCGCCATCCGAGCAGCTTCTGCCACGTCGGCTACCTGACCGGCTTCTACCTCTTCTACTATTTCGCCGAGGCGCTCCAGGACAACTACTGGGCTGTCTTCGGCGCAGGCTTCACCATCCTCTGCCTGGAAAGCTACCGGATCTGGACCTTCTGCAGCGACCAGATCGGCAAACGCAGCGAACAACTCGCCTTCCTGGAGCGAAACGGCAGGATGCCCCCCGAAGAAGACGAAGGTTCCCTCTACGACTGA